A region of the Peromyscus leucopus breed LL Stock chromosome X, UCI_PerLeu_2.1, whole genome shotgun sequence genome:
TCAAGCAGCACTGCTGTAATAAATATAAGCAGTGTTTCTGAGTTTGTATTACAATACAAAAAGATTTGTCAACTAAACTTCCAGGAAGCTAAGAACTTTCAACCATCAAATTCTCAAGGGGCTGTCTCACCTGAGGAAGTAGTTTCTCCACCCTCAGTAGAAATAATACAATAATGCCTTTTCTGCCTTTGACTCAGGAAATTAATCTTTATTGTCTGCTAACCTAacagtgactttctctgaaggagTTGCCAGGCAAGAAAATGTTTTCAGGGACCATCAATAGTTGCCTCTAGACCTATAACCAGACTCAAAGCAAAACAGGCTCCTAGAGGAAAGCTAGAAAGTATAGTCCACAAGAAGGAGCACTATACAACTAAAGAGCTTAATGGATTTACTAATTCAAGCAAAAGTCTAGAGAATATGTGTGGGAATGGGTTTTAAGGGCATCGGGTAATGGTGgatcaggctgagtttattgatGTGGGCCCACTGAGTGGGAATTCTGCTGTGGGACTTAGAGAACGGCCcccagcttccatcctgcccccgacttcccttccgGACCAGAGGTGAATATCCAGGCTcagcccggaccccatccctgggttctataagaagagggactgaacaagccatgagaagtaagccatgagaagcaagccagtaagaagctcccctctatgacctctgcatcagctcctgcctccaggattcttccttgtttcagttcctgtcttgacttccttcagagatgaaaagcaatgttgaagtgtaagccaaacaaagtctttccttcccaagttactttttggggatggtgttttgtcacaatagAAATCATGACTAAGACAAATTGGTTCCAGCATAGTGGGGTATTGTTTTGACAGAATTGatcatgttttggggaggattatggaaggactttggaactttggactagaacaATCATTGAGTGTTAAGAGTTCAGTGGGTTATTCTTTAGGGGCTTGGAAGATAAGACTGTTAAAAGcaatgcagaagatggaggcctggcttgtgaagattcagagggaaatttaaagactctatcagtgacatttgttattttgaatttaagacacttcaagtattatattgaatagctAGAGAGTGATCAACTTTGTCTTGCtgatgattttagtggaattgctttgagtttctctccatttaaattgatgttgagTATGGACTTACTATAACCTGCCTtcgttatatttatgtatgtcccttgtatccttgAGGTTCACACTGTAGAAGAGAATCCTGCTCTCTCAAGTTGTCATCTGACTCCCACACTAGCACCATGACATTATACATCCAGAACACACAATAAATAGTTGtatgttataaaaagaaaaagaaaattatggaaCATGCCTCAGAAAAGGATGCTCCAAAAAGAGTCATGCTTTGTGTAAACATGTAATTCAGTTACATTGTTAAAGGACAGAAAATGTACAGAATTACTGCACTCTCCTTCTAGAGATAAATTTTACCAAGAGATGTGATTATAGCAGTGTAAGTCTGGATCCGAAAGAAAACTGAACATATCTAATATCTAGCCATAAAAGAAATGTTGATATATCTTCAATATTAATGAAACAGGCTATAAAACATGCAGCTGTGGAATTGGTTTCTAGAATTTGTGCTCCTTGGCGGGAGCAGAATAAAGGTCCATTATGCCACTGACTTTTCAGTGTATCCCCCTGATCACTTCCAAAGAGAGGGTGCCATTTAAAGAGTGAATTGGTGTCTGCCTGGCATTGTATAAATGAGATACTGCTTTTCACTGGCTATATCAGGATACATCAGACTGGTTCTCTGTTTCTTTGATATCTTTCTTAAGctaaacccaaagccagatataaACTTGACAAGTAGTGGAATTACCTGATGTCTTTGTTAATCCTGTCTGTGCAGGGTCATTTTTTCCTGTAAGTGTTGGATGAAGACTGGATTCAAGTTCACTAGCCCCATCGGTCACTGCATCATCATAGGTGACTATAGCATCCGTACTATCATGTTCAAGCCCAGATGTTTTGGCCTTTTTGTTACTGGGACCTGCTTCATCACTGCTGTGTGTAGATGTATTATTGCAGGGTGAACTATCATGATTACCTTTCCATCCAGTACTAGTTTTACTCTGTTTCTCCTCTCCTGGCTGGACACTGTTGATGGTGTccatctcctttcccttttcaatGTTGACACTGAGTGCTTGCTGGGTTTTATACTTCTTCTTCCTGCTTAATGTTTTCTCTTGAGAAGCATCCTTTTCATTACCACTTGAATGCATTTTCATGATGAGTGCATCAAATTCAGGGTCTGAATCTAATGACCTTTTTGAAATTAGTTTTCTCCTGCAGACAGGGCATTCTTTGTTGCCACGTCTAAGGGCTGTAATGATGCAATCTTTACAAAACCGATGGAAACAGGATTTTGTAATCCTGGTGTTATTCAATGTATCCAGGCAAATTGGACACCTAAAGTTATTACACTCATCAACATTTGCAGCCACAATTTCCAAATCATTTGTAGTTTCCTTCTGAGATCTTCCTTGTAATTCCTGTAAACCCTGTTCTGATGTTTCCCCTACTAGTTGTGCTTCATTTGTCTGAACTGCCTGTGACATTGTGGCTTCTGACACAGCCTGAGGCTCCTCTCTTCTCAGATTGGGCTGGGCTAGGGATTTGGCATTGTTCTCCCCTGGTCCCTCCATCCAACACTAAGCTTCTGTTTACCCAACTATATTGGAATACTTTATGCATGTAAAAACCTACAAagattgaaaataaagaaaatgttagctGGATAAGGCAAATAATCAGAGTTTTATAGTCTGACACTTCAACAGTTAATAGGCAAAATATCTTGGCAAATACATCTCAAAAGGCATAGACTGCAAAACTAGACTTTTTTATTccccaaaatacattttaagaaacaaaaaattaaacaggaaATTGCAACTTGACTAATTTAAAGAGGAATTTTCAACATTAAATGCAATAACATAGAAATTAAGATATGCTAAGTCAGTAGAGGGAAATCCTATCCCTAGAcaaaaactacaggcaattaatgactgctaagAGAGTTAGCCTTTCCCAGGAACgagccccctaattggttatccaatacaaagtggtcaggaCTGAAACCATattcaaacaaaaaacataaaaaggacTTTCTaggtatatttacatatttatgggtatataaatatacatatgtagggtgtgtgtgtgtgtaaaacaattataaaatgagGCCAACAATTGAAGAAGGGGTGGGGTGCTATAGAAAGggttggagggagaagggaagggggaaatgatgtaattatattttagtttaaaatttaagaaagaaaaatacacccAAACTAAAGTAAAATTTTTTAtaacattgtcttagttagggtttataatactatgaagagacactatgacctaGGCAATTCTTAgaggaaaaaacatttaattggggtggctaacattttcagagatttagtccattatcatcgtggtgcaacatggtggtgtgcaggcagacatggtgctgggagtcttacatcttgacccatgggcaacaggaaatgatctgagatactgggcatggcttgagcatatatgagacctcaaagcctatcctgacccagtgacacacttcctccaacaaggccatacctattccaacaaagccccatctcctaatagtgtcactccctataagccaattacattcaaactaccatagctATGAAgacaaatatatgttttaaatctCTCATTGTAAAAATATGCtacttgttttctcttatttgtgggTCCTATATGTTTAGTGCATACACAAAGACATTTGTACATTGGTATGATAAGAGCCTAAATGTGCTTGTTAGGAAAGTGGAATGGAATTAAGAGTGAGGAGGGCTAGAGGGGGAATTTTTGAGGGGTGAATATGGTCAGAGTACATGATATACTTGAAAGTCTTTATGAAACCCATCAGTATGTACACACAATTTAgggcaataaaaaagaaagcctgaAGAATACCTGGAAAAGGCTAGCTCTACATGATGTTGCTAGCTGTGCATTAGAAAATAATCACACCTAAATTGAGTGGAGGCATCTTTGAAGATGTTTCAGACTGTCCACAATAGGATACTGTGAAGACTATTCCATTAATCATCCTTCATCTAGTAGATACCAATTCATTTATAAGATAGGCTATGTCTCAGGGTAACATGGCTGGCCTAGCAGGCATGATTCCATGGATTTTATTCCTAGCACCACTTAGATGAGAGTAAATTCATAAACGAGTATATTTgttcaatgaaaatatttgagaaacaaCTATAGTGAATAGTCACTCACAAAAACAGTGTGAGTGAGAGGTGGGAAAGGCATTACTAAAAGTGATTTACTTTCCTAAAAACCTATGTGACACATAATGAATATTTCCCATCCTAAAAGGACTAACCCCAAGTGCTTTATTGTTATCAGAGGCCTTCCTAGTAAAGAaagattattaaatattttgaaatgcttTCATGATTGCCCAGTCTACAAAAGGTGATCAACATATTTCAATGTATTTAGAGCAAACCAATATAAAAAGATGTTTGCTATGTATTCAACCTTACATTTTTTGTTAGTGTGGTTTGTGCTATCAGTTGAATGATGAATTTCTGAAAGCACAAACTTACCTTACAGGTACTTGAATATCCTGAGATGACA
Encoded here:
- the LOC114683747 gene encoding E3 ubiquitin-protein ligase RING2-like, whose product is MEGPGENNAKSLAQPNLRREEPQAVSEATMSQAVQTNEAQLVGETSEQGLQELQGRSQKETTNDLEIVAANVDECNNFRCPICLDTLNNTRITKSCFHRFCKDCIITALRRGNKECPVCRRKLISKRSLDSDPEFDALIMKMHSSGNEKDASQEKTLSRKKKYKTQQALSVNIEKGKEMDTINSVQPGEEKQSKTSTGWKGNHDSSPCNNTSTHSSDEAGPSNKKAKTSGLEHDSTDAIVTYDDAVTDGASELESSLHPTLTGKNDPAQTGLTKTSGELEKPRI